In Bacteriovorax stolpii, a single genomic region encodes these proteins:
- a CDS encoding ABC-F family ATP-binding cassette domain-containing protein, with translation MSLLCSIKNIHLTFGTKTIFKNAQLSISTGDRIGLLGLNGKGKSTLFKILSGDVIPDHSTPPFEFNKARGDGDDSKRFTLFYVPQELPVNGHENVSIKDYFFVFYPELKTLYETHLDEFERLHGWDLIQDYESYLKYFGHENLDKKITDLSGGEQKKILLSLGLSSNANLILWDEPTNHLDIETIKLFEDELNSTSKAFMLITHDRYLLSKLTRRILHIQHGRIENFDGSYTDYLAFLERSEQAKMSLLNKLKNNLEREQAWMRQGVKARGTRSKKRVENFLDLKDRVSTIKSEAKKTLDLSLQKSNRQTKVLVSFTDLDFEYSKSKVLFEQISGEIHKGNKIGLLGQNGVGKTTLLKLVKGDLAPTGGKMKTADNLQIQYFSQKRDELDIDTTPYQLLGDGNDFVALPDGSKKHVISYFESFLFERDDINRPLKTFSGGEKSRLQLAFNLTKPGDILIFDEPTNDLDLETIQILEEKLAEFPGAVILISHDRAFLSTVTNKVWLIDEKKLQNFEGGYDQVSPYLDALEIEKELRESTKEAPSTPAPQPVAAPKVNNNKNKLRLETIYTDIEATESKVKIIEEKIAALDYTKLADPKNGELKILTDAQSVLEERLLALYQELEELEK, from the coding sequence ATGAGTTTACTTTGCAGTATCAAGAATATTCACCTTACCTTTGGCACTAAAACCATTTTTAAAAATGCCCAGCTCTCTATTTCAACAGGAGACCGCATTGGTTTATTAGGTTTAAACGGGAAAGGAAAATCGACGCTGTTTAAGATTCTCTCTGGGGATGTGATTCCAGACCACTCTACACCTCCTTTTGAATTCAATAAGGCACGCGGAGATGGAGACGACTCAAAACGCTTCACTCTTTTTTATGTCCCTCAGGAGCTACCGGTCAACGGCCATGAAAATGTCTCGATTAAGGACTACTTTTTCGTTTTTTATCCTGAGTTAAAAACGCTTTATGAAACTCATCTCGACGAATTCGAAAGACTTCACGGATGGGACTTAATTCAAGATTACGAATCGTATTTAAAATATTTCGGCCACGAGAATTTAGACAAGAAGATCACCGACCTTTCCGGTGGTGAGCAAAAGAAAATTCTTCTAAGCCTTGGCCTTTCAAGCAATGCCAATCTCATTTTATGGGATGAGCCTACCAACCACTTAGACATTGAAACCATCAAGCTCTTTGAAGACGAACTTAACTCAACTTCAAAAGCTTTTATGCTTATCACTCACGACCGCTACCTGCTTTCTAAATTAACGAGAAGAATCTTGCATATTCAGCACGGGCGAATCGAAAATTTCGACGGCTCTTACACTGACTATCTGGCCTTCCTGGAAAGATCAGAACAGGCCAAGATGAGTTTACTCAATAAACTTAAAAACAACCTGGAGCGCGAACAAGCGTGGATGCGCCAGGGAGTGAAGGCCCGCGGAACAAGAAGTAAAAAGCGCGTGGAAAACTTCCTTGACCTAAAAGACCGAGTTTCGACAATCAAGAGTGAAGCGAAGAAGACACTTGATTTAAGTTTACAAAAATCTAACCGTCAGACCAAAGTTCTGGTCTCTTTTACTGATCTTGATTTTGAATACTCAAAATCAAAAGTTCTCTTTGAACAAATCAGCGGAGAAATCCACAAAGGCAACAAGATTGGTCTTCTGGGACAAAATGGTGTCGGTAAAACTACTCTGCTAAAATTAGTCAAAGGTGACCTTGCTCCAACTGGTGGCAAGATGAAAACTGCTGATAATTTACAAATCCAATACTTCTCACAAAAGCGCGACGAGCTCGATATCGATACAACTCCTTACCAATTGCTCGGCGATGGAAATGATTTCGTGGCCCTTCCAGATGGATCGAAAAAACACGTTATCTCTTATTTTGAAAGTTTCCTTTTTGAGCGCGACGATATCAACCGCCCACTTAAAACATTTTCCGGTGGAGAAAAAAGCAGGCTTCAACTTGCTTTTAACTTAACAAAACCGGGCGATATTTTAATCTTCGACGAGCCTACCAACGATCTCGATCTTGAAACAATCCAAATCCTGGAAGAAAAACTCGCTGAGTTTCCAGGCGCAGTTATCCTCATCAGTCACGACCGTGCTTTCTTAAGTACAGTGACCAACAAAGTCTGGTTGATTGATGAAAAGAAACTGCAGAACTTCGAAGGTGGATATGATCAGGTTTCTCCTTACCTGGATGCTCTGGAGATTGAAAAAGAACTTAGAGAAAGCACTAAAGAAGCTCCTTCTACTCCAGCTCCTCAACCTGTTGCAGCTCCTAAGGTAAACAACAACAAAAACAAGCTTCGCCTTGAAACGATCTACACCGACATTGAAGCGACTGAATCCAAAGTCAAAATCATCGAAGAAAAGATCGCAGCCCTCGACTACACTAAACTCGCCGATCCTAAAAATGGTGAATTAAAAATCCTGACAGACGCCCAAAGTGTTCTGGAGGAAAGACTCCTGGCGCTTTATCAAGAGCTTGAAGAACTCGAAAAATAA
- a CDS encoding YkgJ family cysteine cluster protein, with amino-acid sequence MNIPAIAKNTFELLRNQPEFMNITESVVEHLNKIKSKLEKARFVHNVVDECNKEVFAHPLLKEFVPCKAGCSGCCHTQVSVTEDEAELLLHNIDEGVVIDYNRLSLQSEVGNEAADFYKLSYKERACVFLDENGACKVYKDRPSVCRTNAVVGEASQCDTSTQAQGPLRLVKTPKADMAIVAAFAVAPSGTLPVMLSKVLKERNASEDIGFFKTIFDRFTGRKPVPKDTRL; translated from the coding sequence ATGAACATTCCAGCAATCGCAAAAAACACTTTTGAGTTGCTTCGAAATCAGCCCGAATTTATGAATATCACCGAGTCGGTGGTAGAACACCTAAATAAAATCAAAAGCAAACTTGAGAAGGCCCGTTTCGTTCATAACGTTGTCGATGAATGCAATAAAGAAGTCTTCGCACACCCACTTTTAAAAGAGTTTGTTCCTTGTAAAGCTGGATGCTCTGGTTGTTGCCACACTCAGGTGAGCGTGACAGAAGATGAGGCTGAACTCCTGTTGCATAACATTGATGAAGGTGTCGTGATTGATTACAATCGCTTGAGTCTTCAGAGTGAAGTGGGCAATGAAGCCGCTGATTTTTACAAACTTTCTTATAAAGAACGCGCCTGTGTTTTCCTTGATGAAAACGGAGCGTGCAAAGTGTATAAAGACCGTCCTTCTGTTTGCCGTACCAACGCTGTTGTAGGGGAAGCCTCTCAATGCGATACCAGCACTCAGGCCCAGGGTCCTCTTCGTTTAGTTAAAACTCCCAAGGCCGACATGGCCATCGTCGCAGCTTTTGCAGTGGCCCCCAGCGGAACTCTGCCAGTTATGCTCTCTAAGGTATTAAAAGAAAGAAACGCCAGCGAAGATATTGGCTTTTTCAAGACCATTTTCGATCGTTTTACCGGGCGAAAACCAGTTCCCAAAGACACCCGATTATAG
- a CDS encoding class I SAM-dependent methyltransferase, with translation MDCLLCHSDSTSFVADTFLCQQCALVFKNPADFLSTEDDHDRYAQHQNNSEDQGYRDFLGKLLNPLKEFLPPHFNALDFGCGPGPTLSLLLEDEGGDVENYDPIFFPDAHLLIPETYDVVTSTEVVEHFKTPEKDWDLLVSLVKDGGLLGVMTQFYDESIDFQKWWYKNDPTHVAFYQEKTLNYLADNYQLDILYNDHKSVVIFRKRGY, from the coding sequence ATGGATTGCCTCTTATGTCACTCTGATTCAACATCTTTTGTTGCTGATACTTTTTTATGTCAGCAATGCGCACTGGTTTTTAAAAATCCAGCTGATTTTTTAAGCACTGAAGATGACCATGATCGATATGCTCAACACCAAAACAATAGTGAGGATCAGGGCTATCGCGACTTTTTAGGCAAACTTCTCAACCCACTTAAAGAATTTCTTCCACCCCATTTTAATGCACTTGATTTTGGATGTGGCCCAGGGCCGACACTGTCCCTTCTTTTAGAAGATGAAGGTGGTGATGTGGAAAACTATGACCCCATTTTTTTTCCTGATGCTCACTTACTCATTCCTGAAACATATGATGTTGTAACGTCGACAGAAGTTGTCGAGCATTTCAAGACACCGGAGAAAGACTGGGATCTCCTGGTGAGTTTAGTAAAAGATGGAGGCCTTTTGGGAGTTATGACTCAGTTTTATGATGAGTCGATTGATTTTCAGAAATGGTGGTATAAAAACGATCCGACTCATGTGGCGTTCTACCAAGAAAAAACGCTTAATTATCTGGCGGATAATTATCAACTCGATATTCTCTATAACGACCATAAGTCAGTCGTGATTTTTAGAAAGAGAGGCTACTAA
- a CDS encoding arsenate reductase family protein — MFTMYAIPNCDTVKKARTFLDKKKIAYEFVDFKKTPPTKEQIKRWADFMGELPANKKGTTYKKVKDEFEALTPAKKIDFMIENSSMIKRPVLEKNGKTLAIGFDEETYGGF, encoded by the coding sequence ATGTTTACAATGTATGCAATCCCTAACTGTGACACTGTTAAAAAGGCACGTACTTTTTTAGATAAGAAAAAGATCGCTTACGAATTTGTGGATTTCAAAAAAACACCACCGACAAAAGAGCAGATTAAAAGATGGGCCGATTTTATGGGGGAGCTTCCTGCCAATAAAAAAGGAACGACTTACAAAAAAGTCAAAGATGAATTCGAAGCTCTGACGCCTGCGAAGAAAATTGATTTTATGATCGAAAACTCTTCAATGATCAAAAGACCAGTTTTAGAAAAAAACGGCAAAACACTCGCAATTGGTTTTGACGAAGAAACATACGGCGGGTTCTAG
- a CDS encoding tRNA-uridine aminocarboxypropyltransferase, with protein MDKATYLKIKAERQQAFLESKNAKEDFCFKCHRLQKYCLCPLIKPFETKMKFVILMHPMEAKKEKQGTGRICLATLKNSHMIMGVDFTENEEVNALINDPNNSCFTMYPGERSLNVSEHDVAPLNKLLDENKTIILFLIDGTWPCAKKMMRESKNIQSLPRISFTATHTSIFEIKEQPADYCLSTLESIHFFIQECNRRGVENTAKAEDNLIDVFKAMIKFQMDCALDPNRSSYKRGSKLGYSKKEDRVKAKKWLTKSRSVILPDRK; from the coding sequence TTGGATAAAGCGACCTACTTAAAAATTAAAGCAGAAAGACAGCAAGCATTTTTAGAAAGTAAAAATGCCAAGGAAGATTTTTGTTTTAAATGCCATCGTCTGCAGAAGTATTGCCTGTGCCCACTGATTAAGCCTTTTGAGACCAAGATGAAGTTCGTTATCCTGATGCATCCAATGGAAGCAAAAAAAGAAAAGCAGGGGACAGGAAGAATCTGTCTGGCGACGCTTAAAAACTCACATATGATTATGGGTGTAGACTTCACTGAAAATGAAGAGGTCAACGCACTAATTAATGACCCGAATAATTCCTGTTTCACCATGTATCCGGGAGAGCGTTCACTCAATGTTTCTGAGCACGACGTTGCTCCTTTAAATAAGCTTCTGGATGAGAATAAAACCATCATTCTTTTTCTTATTGATGGCACCTGGCCTTGCGCTAAAAAGATGATGAGAGAATCTAAAAATATTCAGTCTCTCCCGCGCATTTCTTTTACAGCGACTCATACTTCTATTTTTGAAATTAAAGAGCAACCTGCCGATTACTGCCTCTCGACTCTGGAGTCGATTCATTTCTTTATTCAGGAATGCAATCGCCGTGGAGTGGAGAATACTGCTAAGGCCGAAGACAATTTGATTGATGTTTTCAAGGCCATGATCAAGTTTCAAATGGACTGTGCTCTGGACCCGAACAGGTCGTCTTATAAACGAGGATCAAAATTAGGGTACTCTAAAAAAGAAGACCGCGTGAAGGCCAAGAAGTGGCTGACAAAAAGCCGTTCTGTGATCCTTCCTGACCGTAAATAA
- a CDS encoding winged helix-turn-helix transcriptional regulator — protein MKLDTYSQSTPEVAETNTINTAKTATTEQSGKDFFVQNTCKDKKDSEGHGVCPLRELLSRLGDKWSVLLILTLARMPGERARFSELKRSLPDISQRMLTATLRNLERDGLISREMFAEVPPRVEYQLTELGVSILNPMREIVTWIEGNWTTIITSRETFDKKNPKEENGLQ, from the coding sequence ATGAAATTAGATACTTATAGTCAGTCTACGCCAGAAGTAGCGGAAACTAATACGATTAATACTGCTAAAACGGCCACTACGGAACAGTCAGGTAAGGACTTCTTCGTACAGAACACATGTAAAGATAAGAAGGACAGCGAAGGCCACGGTGTATGCCCTCTAAGAGAGCTTTTAAGCCGTCTGGGAGACAAGTGGAGCGTGCTTCTCATCCTTACTCTGGCAAGAATGCCAGGCGAGCGTGCACGTTTTTCTGAGCTAAAAAGAAGCCTTCCGGATATCTCACAAAGAATGCTGACAGCGACTCTTAGAAATCTTGAGAGAGACGGTCTTATTTCAAGAGAGATGTTTGCTGAAGTTCCACCAAGAGTTGAGTATCAACTTACTGAATTAGGTGTGAGCATCCTGAACCCTATGAGAGAAATTGTTACCTGGATCGAAGGAAACTGGACAACGATCATCACTTCGAGAGAAACTTTTGATAAGAAAAATCCAAAAGAGGAAAACGGGCTTCAGTAG
- a CDS encoding GreA/GreB family elongation factor, translated as MLQTIDKKKIVEVLIEKLNTELKEVEGAAKSTRDLATADDLKSEGKYDTRAIEAGYLASAQSKRVEEIKMDIQMLEDLATQIEPASKLQLGSLGLINCNGQERLYFLSTTSGGSMLMIDNHPILVISVFSPIGDAALGLGVGESFEVETPKETRQYDIVEVY; from the coding sequence GTGCTACAAACAATTGATAAAAAAAAGATCGTTGAAGTTTTAATTGAAAAGTTAAATACAGAATTAAAAGAAGTCGAAGGCGCGGCCAAATCCACTCGTGATTTGGCCACTGCTGACGATCTTAAGTCGGAAGGAAAGTACGACACTCGTGCCATCGAAGCTGGGTATCTTGCCAGCGCTCAGAGTAAAAGAGTCGAAGAAATCAAAATGGACATTCAGATGCTCGAAGACCTGGCCACTCAGATTGAGCCGGCGAGCAAGCTTCAATTAGGCTCTCTGGGCCTGATTAATTGCAATGGCCAGGAGAGATTATATTTCCTATCTACAACGTCTGGCGGGTCGATGCTGATGATCGACAATCATCCTATTCTTGTGATTTCGGTTTTCTCTCCTATTGGCGATGCGGCCTTAGGTCTTGGTGTCGGGGAGAGTTTTGAAGTCGAAACTCCAAAAGAGACAAGACAGTACGACATTGTCGAAGTATATTAA
- a CDS encoding acyl-CoA thioesterase: protein MTEPFSLSALISAKIENSITKQTKAIFPDVTNHYETLFGGTALSWMDEIAFICATRFSRLRVVTVSTDRIDFKRPIPAGKIAELVAKVKRVGETSLVVGVEMFTEDMYGEGRELAVRGDFTFVAIDENKRPTKVLA, encoded by the coding sequence ATGACTGAGCCATTCTCATTATCTGCCCTTATTTCTGCTAAGATTGAAAACTCAATCACCAAACAAACGAAAGCGATCTTTCCCGATGTCACCAATCATTACGAAACACTTTTTGGTGGGACGGCTTTATCCTGGATGGATGAAATTGCTTTTATCTGTGCCACTCGTTTTTCTCGATTGAGAGTCGTCACCGTGTCTACTGATAGAATTGATTTCAAGAGGCCAATCCCTGCAGGGAAAATTGCTGAACTTGTCGCCAAAGTTAAAAGAGTCGGTGAGACCAGCCTGGTTGTTGGAGTGGAAATGTTCACTGAAGACATGTATGGAGAAGGAAGAGAGCTTGCTGTCAGAGGGGATTTCACCTTTGTGGCCATTGATGAAAATAAAAGACCAACGAAGGTTTTAGCATAA
- a CDS encoding methyl-accepting chemotaxis protein, with protein sequence MKNFSLKAKLLSLSVFLVTISIIIGGISYWGINAVIKDYSVIADVSFPNSTGMLQMFSNFRMARIEAFQIVSESTSVEEKNRAIEEILKGIESDKESQKKYNEVEFLPGEEVLYKEFRKDIDEGFALLTKMITDYKSGKTDQASLDKMSVMLETEMSKIGAQGRVAMQNLRKFHYDYADKSEASAKATGELANKVSIGCVLILGFIGIAGSLLFSNSLTKSLKAISDALDESSTQVSSAAGQIASSSEELSQAATEQAASLEETSASVEEMSSMISINSENAKKASENSVSSHKQAERGRQVVSEMVASMSQINESNNNIMTQINASNEQMGEIVKVIQEIESKTKVINDIVFQTKLLSFNASVEAARAGEQGKGFAVVAEEVGNLAQMSGNAAKEISEMLASSIQKVESIANETKTKVDILITDGAEKVRMGTKVAEECGEVLADIVTNVSSVSTMASEISNASMEQSKGIQEITKAMGQLDQVTQTNSATSEEAASAAEELSAQADSLKNQVLTLVSVINGTAAPVNTSFDKKPNEPKHTTKAPVNTSASANVIHMKKPAPKKAAVKVATTAAPAMKKAANGGAKDGVPSYDHPGFEEV encoded by the coding sequence TTGAAAAATTTTAGTTTAAAAGCGAAGTTGCTCTCGCTCTCTGTTTTCCTTGTAACTATCTCGATAATTATTGGTGGAATTAGTTACTGGGGAATAAATGCAGTAATTAAAGATTACTCAGTTATTGCAGATGTGAGTTTCCCAAATAGTACAGGAATGCTCCAAATGTTCTCAAATTTCAGAATGGCACGAATTGAAGCATTTCAGATTGTTTCAGAATCAACAAGTGTTGAAGAAAAAAATAGAGCCATTGAAGAAATCCTAAAAGGAATTGAATCAGATAAAGAATCACAGAAAAAATATAATGAAGTAGAATTTCTTCCTGGTGAAGAAGTGCTTTATAAAGAATTTAGAAAGGATATTGATGAAGGTTTTGCTCTATTGACTAAGATGATAACTGATTACAAGAGCGGGAAAACAGACCAGGCGTCTTTGGATAAAATGAGTGTAATGCTTGAAACAGAGATGTCAAAGATTGGGGCACAAGGTAGAGTTGCGATGCAAAACCTTAGAAAGTTCCATTATGATTATGCTGATAAGTCAGAGGCAAGTGCCAAGGCTACAGGTGAACTAGCAAACAAAGTTAGCATCGGATGTGTTTTAATTCTTGGGTTTATTGGGATTGCTGGTTCTCTATTATTCTCAAACTCTCTTACTAAATCACTTAAAGCTATCAGTGACGCTCTCGATGAATCAAGTACACAAGTGTCATCAGCAGCGGGACAAATCGCTTCTTCTTCAGAAGAGCTTTCTCAGGCAGCAACAGAACAGGCAGCATCTCTGGAAGAAACATCGGCCTCAGTAGAAGAAATGAGCTCAATGATCTCTATCAACTCTGAGAACGCTAAAAAAGCTTCTGAAAACTCTGTGTCTTCTCATAAGCAAGCAGAAAGAGGACGTCAGGTAGTAAGTGAAATGGTGGCTTCAATGTCACAAATCAATGAAAGTAATAATAACATTATGACTCAGATTAATGCTTCTAACGAGCAAATGGGTGAGATCGTAAAAGTTATCCAGGAAATTGAATCAAAAACAAAAGTTATCAACGACATCGTATTCCAGACAAAGCTTCTATCGTTCAACGCTTCAGTTGAAGCAGCGAGAGCTGGTGAGCAAGGGAAAGGATTTGCGGTTGTGGCTGAAGAAGTCGGTAACCTGGCACAGATGAGTGGTAACGCAGCTAAAGAAATTTCTGAAATGCTAGCGTCTTCAATTCAGAAAGTAGAAAGCATCGCGAATGAAACAAAAACAAAAGTAGATATCCTGATTACTGATGGTGCTGAAAAAGTAAGAATGGGTACAAAAGTTGCTGAAGAGTGTGGTGAGGTTCTTGCTGATATCGTAACGAATGTTTCGAGTGTGAGTACAATGGCGAGCGAGATCTCAAACGCAAGTATGGAACAGTCTAAGGGAATTCAGGAAATCACAAAGGCAATGGGACAGCTCGACCAGGTAACTCAGACCAACTCTGCGACTTCAGAAGAAGCGGCGAGTGCGGCAGAAGAACTATCTGCACAGGCAGACTCTCTAAAGAACCAGGTATTAACTCTTGTTTCAGTCATCAATGGAACAGCTGCTCCGGTGAATACTAGCTTTGATAAAAAACCAAATGAACCAAAGCATACAACAAAAGCACCTGTGAATACTTCAGCTTCAGCAAACGTCATCCATATGAAAAAGCCAGCTCCTAAAAAGGCAGCGGTTAAAGTGGCGACAACTGCAGCCCCTGCAATGAAAAAAGCGGCCAATGGTGGAGCAAAGGATGGAGTACCAAGCTACGACCATCCAGGATTTGAAGAGGTTTAA
- a CDS encoding CheR family methyltransferase, whose amino-acid sequence MNFALPDFSKNFEEEKHIQDEDFAYFQALVLSIAGISLSEKKRDLLKTRLGPYIRDNNHGNYKEYRRYLEGLPEEHPEWQNLINLITTNKTDFFREPAHFEYIETKLIPEWVKMGKKEVRIWSAACSSGEEPYTLAMFLKKKLPAGMTFKITASDIDTNILSRAKNGVYPIAKFNEIPEEFQKDSIDMGTGAISEWFRVKKKLKDHIDFKLYNLIEDNLPSDELFDLVLCRNVMIYFPKEVIKIVADKIYKATTNEGCLFIGHSESLQAIKSSWFTAAPSIYKKTASGKRK is encoded by the coding sequence TTGAACTTTGCATTGCCAGATTTTTCAAAGAATTTTGAAGAAGAGAAACATATTCAGGACGAGGACTTTGCCTATTTTCAGGCCCTCGTCCTTTCTATTGCAGGGATCTCCCTAAGTGAGAAAAAGCGCGATCTTTTAAAGACGCGCTTAGGTCCTTATATCCGCGACAATAATCACGGCAATTATAAAGAATACCGCCGCTATCTTGAAGGCCTTCCAGAAGAGCATCCAGAATGGCAGAATTTAATTAACCTGATTACAACCAACAAAACCGATTTTTTCAGAGAGCCTGCTCACTTTGAATACATTGAAACCAAGCTGATCCCTGAATGGGTTAAGATGGGGAAAAAAGAAGTGCGCATCTGGTCTGCGGCCTGCTCTTCAGGTGAAGAGCCTTATACACTGGCAATGTTTTTAAAGAAGAAGCTTCCGGCCGGTATGACTTTTAAAATCACGGCTTCAGACATTGATACAAATATTCTAAGCCGTGCAAAAAATGGTGTGTATCCCATTGCTAAGTTTAATGAAATCCCGGAAGAGTTTCAAAAAGACTCGATTGATATGGGGACAGGGGCCATCTCCGAATGGTTCAGAGTTAAAAAGAAGTTAAAAGATCACATCGATTTTAAACTTTATAACTTAATTGAAGATAATCTTCCCAGTGATGAGCTTTTTGATTTAGTTCTTTGTCGTAACGTCATGATCTACTTTCCAAAAGAAGTGATTAAAATTGTCGCAGACAAAATCTATAAGGCGACAACTAACGAAGGGTGTCTGTTTATTGGGCATTCAGAGTCTTTACAGGCGATTAAGAGTTCATGGTTTACTGCGGCCCCATCTATTTATAAAAAAACGGCTTCCGGTAAGAGAAAATGA
- a CDS encoding chemotaxis protein CheD, with product MNENILCLNIGELIVTGDDVVISTTLGSCVSVCLYSSSKKTVGIIHYALPCFLENSEEGDDLRYGDRAIPILIEEMVKATKEPVTGLKAKIVGGANCFIRDSKGGLDDIGERNIEMAKKILKQFRIEIVGEHTGGDVGRKVLYYGLEGRLQVASLTKLE from the coding sequence ATGAATGAAAACATCCTTTGCCTGAACATTGGAGAACTCATTGTCACAGGCGATGATGTAGTCATTAGTACAACTCTTGGGTCTTGTGTTTCAGTTTGCCTTTATTCTTCATCTAAAAAAACTGTAGGAATAATTCACTATGCACTTCCTTGTTTTTTGGAAAATAGCGAAGAAGGAGATGATCTTCGTTACGGGGATCGTGCTATTCCAATTTTGATTGAAGAGATGGTCAAAGCAACCAAAGAGCCAGTAACAGGATTAAAAGCAAAGATCGTCGGCGGTGCCAACTGCTTCATTCGCGATTCTAAGGGCGGATTAGATGATATTGGTGAAAGAAATATTGAAATGGCCAAAAAAATTTTAAAGCAATTTAGAATTGAAATTGTAGGCGAACATACTGGTGGAGATGTTGGGCGAAAAGTTCTCTATTATGGCCTTGAGGGAAGATTGCAAGTCGCTAGCTTAACAAAGCTTGAGTAG
- a CDS encoding NAD(P)H-dependent flavin oxidoreductase, whose protein sequence is MNAWPDQTITKLFNITHPIIQAPMAGANGSAMAMAVIKAGGLGSLPCAMLSADQIKAEVLKIRTEVKGSLNLNFFCHTNPVNTQEKEDRWKKQLLPYYQEFGIDPLASVPSPQRRPFNEEMCDLMLELKPEVISFHFGLPDKKLMQKLQGIHLIASATTVEEARYLADHGCHAIIAQGFEAGGHRGMFLSKDIATQVGTMALVPQIVDAVSLPVIASGGISDARGIAAAFMLGASAVQLGTAYLFTPEATISAVHRKALQEAKDDNTTLTNVFSGKPARGFINRMTREQGPMSSLAPEFPLAGSALAPLRAQTEPKGSGDFMSMWSGQAAGLCLEMSAKEMTKKLATEALLKLC, encoded by the coding sequence ATGAACGCCTGGCCAGATCAAACTATCACAAAACTTTTTAATATCACTCATCCCATTATTCAAGCTCCGATGGCCGGGGCCAATGGTTCTGCAATGGCGATGGCCGTAATTAAGGCGGGAGGATTAGGCTCTCTTCCTTGCGCTATGCTGAGTGCTGATCAAATCAAAGCGGAAGTATTAAAAATTCGCACTGAAGTTAAAGGTTCTTTGAACTTAAATTTCTTCTGCCATACAAATCCAGTAAACACACAAGAAAAAGAAGATCGCTGGAAAAAACAATTACTCCCCTATTACCAGGAATTTGGCATTGACCCCCTTGCGAGCGTCCCTTCACCACAGCGCAGACCTTTTAACGAAGAAATGTGCGATTTGATGCTGGAATTAAAACCTGAAGTCATTAGCTTTCATTTTGGCCTGCCTGATAAAAAGCTCATGCAGAAACTTCAAGGTATTCACTTGATAGCTTCTGCTACAACAGTAGAAGAAGCTCGTTATCTTGCTGATCATGGCTGCCATGCTATTATCGCTCAAGGTTTTGAGGCCGGAGGGCATCGTGGAATGTTTCTCTCGAAAGACATTGCGACTCAGGTTGGGACCATGGCCCTGGTTCCCCAAATTGTCGATGCAGTCTCTCTACCAGTTATTGCTAGCGGTGGAATTAGCGATGCCAGAGGAATTGCCGCTGCCTTTATGTTAGGAGCTTCGGCCGTTCAATTAGGAACAGCTTATCTCTTTACACCCGAAGCTACGATTTCTGCCGTTCATCGCAAAGCACTTCAGGAAGCAAAAGACGACAATACGACATTAACAAATGTTTTTAGTGGAAAACCCGCGCGAGGATTTATCAATCGCATGACTCGTGAGCAAGGACCAATGAGCTCACTTGCGCCAGAGTTTCCATTAGCTGGATCTGCTCTGGCCCCATTAAGAGCGCAGACGGAGCCTAAAGGTTCAGGGGATTTTATGTCTATGTGGTCTGGTCAAGCAGCAGGCCTTTGCCTGGAAATGTCAGCAAAAGAGATGACGAAAAAATTAGCAACTGAAGCACTACTCAAGCTTTGTTAA